Part of the Candidatus Glassbacteria bacterium genome, ACTTGTAGGTTTTACAATTCACGCAGTAACGCAGCTTCTTATAACTAACAAAAAAAGGCGTGGTTTTAAGGATTCAGTTCCTTTGTCCGTATTTCTTGAATTAGATAGAAAATAATCGTTTCTTTTCTTTCCTCATGTAATCAATGTCTCACGCCTTGAGGAAAATCCTCTTGCGGTAGAGGAAATAGAGGAACAGCCACTTGACCGCGAACACGCAGGCCACGTAGAACAGCGGCTGGTACGGCCCCAGCCCGGCGATGAACCCGTGGACGAAAATGTCCGCGATCACACCGAAATCGAACAGCCGCTGGGCCAGGTAGATGGTCAGCGGGTTGAGTCCGATCACCACGAAGCCGAACGCCCAGCGCTGATAGCCTTTCATGTCGATTACCCAGTAGAACGCTGCCAGCAGGACGCAGCTCCAGCCCCCGGCATAGAGCGCGTACGAGCTGGTCCAGAGGGGTTTGTTGATCGGGAAGGCCAAATCCCAAAGCAACGCAACAAACAGCGCCGCCGCTCCGCCGACCACGAGGCCCCGCACCAGCACGCCGTCGGACCGTCCCGAGCGCAGCCAGTGGCCGGCCAGTACGCCGAGCATGGTCGAGCCGGTCGCTGAGAGATAGCTCAGGATGCCCAGGTAATCGCCGCCGCCGTAGTCGTTCCACTTGCCGGGCAGCAGCAGGCGGTCGACATAGCCGGCCAGGTTGCCCGCGGGAGTCAGCACCCCGGCCCCGTGACCCGGCACCGGCACCAGCGCCATCAGCGCCCAGTAGAGCAGCAGCAGCGCGGCAGTGATAACCGCCTGGGTCCGGACGCCGGCGTTGAACATGATCAGCGAGGTGAACAGGTAGCAGTAGGCGATCCTGAGCAGCACGCCGGCGTGGCGCAGCTGGCCGAACTGGAAATCGAGCAGGCCGTTGTAAATATAGCCCATCGCCAGCAGGATCAGGAAGCGCCTGAAAACGTGACCGTAGAGTTCTCGACGGTTGTCGCCGCGCTGCAGCCGCTTGCCGGTCGAGTAGGTCATGCTCACCCCGACAATGAACAGGAACAGCGGGAATATCAGGTCGTAGAACGTGAACCCGTGCCAGTCGGTGTGCTCCACCTGGCGATGCAGGAACGCGGTCAGCGGAGTGTCGAACGTGTCGTCGAGGGTGCGGAAGAAAATATCGCCGCCGATAATCCAGAACATGTCGAACCCGCGCAGCGCGTCAATCGACACAACTCGTCCCCGGGGAACGCGGTCCAATCCTGGTTCAGCCATAAAATTTCTCTCCAACCATCGATTCCGCGGAATCCCCCGCCCTGACCGGCGCTTCTCGCGTTACAGGCCGGATTAATATAACCCTTGCAACTGCGGGACAAAATGATTAATCTGATGCGTTAGATATCGCGGGGCTTTCGGCTTTTCACGCTTGATCGCCTGAAATTAAGAAAACCCCGCCCTGACGTTTTATTTTGGTCCCGACTGCACTCCGTATCACCCGCGGAGCCGGAAAAGCTTTCTGCATCTGACACCGGCCCGGGAAGAAAGC contains:
- a CDS encoding DUF5009 domain-containing protein → MAEPGLDRVPRGRVVSIDALRGFDMFWIIGGDIFFRTLDDTFDTPLTAFLHRQVEHTDWHGFTFYDLIFPLFLFIVGVSMTYSTGKRLQRGDNRRELYGHVFRRFLILLAMGYIYNGLLDFQFGQLRHAGVLLRIAYCYLFTSLIMFNAGVRTQAVITAALLLLYWALMALVPVPGHGAGVLTPAGNLAGYVDRLLLPGKWNDYGGGDYLGILSYLSATGSTMLGVLAGHWLRSGRSDGVLVRGLVVGGAAALFVALLWDLAFPINKPLWTSSYALYAGGWSCVLLAAFYWVIDMKGYQRWAFGFVVIGLNPLTIYLAQRLFDFGVIADIFVHGFIAGLGPYQPLFYVACVFAVKWLFLYFLYRKRIFLKA